TTAAACCGTCATATATTTCGCTGCTTTGAAATACAAAACCATATTCCTTAGCGTGTGATATTACATTTTTAAATTGTTCGTCGTTTGTTTTAGCCATAGTGGCGCAAAGATAATATTTAAAGATGAAAGACTAAAGCTAAAAGACTAAAGCTTAATTCTTATGCAAAACAGCTTATATTTTCTTAAATGCCTTATATGGTGATTTTTAGTTGAAAAGCAAAACCAGTGAAAGAAACCGAAATCAGTCCCGCCCTCGCTTCAATCTTTTGTCCTTCGATTTCGCTCAGGATGACAAAAGGATTTCCGCTAAGTCGCCTGCCTGCCGGACAGGCAGGGGTTTAGAGAACAGAAACCTCTGCTACTAGCTAGGTCTAAGTACTTAGCCAACAATTTAACAATCCAGCAATTTAGCAATCCAAACCCCATCTTCCATTTTACCTCTTACATCTTCCATCTTTTTCCTATTTTTGAACACAATGAGCATTAAAGTAAAAAACCTTTCCAAACATTTCGGTCTACAAAAAGCAGTTGATTCTATTAGTTTTGAAGCTAAGCCAGGTAAAATATTAGGGTTTTTAGGTCCAAACGGAGCAGGTAAGTCTACTACCATGAAAATGCTTACAGCTTATATGTTGCCAACATCCGGTGATGCCGAAATATGTGGCAAAAGTATTTTAACGGATGAAATTGAAGTTAAAAGATCTATAGGCTATTTGCCAGAAAACACGCCACTTTATAATGACATGTACATTCGTGAGTTTTTAAGTTTTGTCGGAGAAACTTATGGTATCGACAATTTGTCGCATCGAGTAGAAGATGTGATTAAACAAGTTGGCTTAACGCCAGAACAGCATAAAAAAATCGGAATGCTCTCAAAAGGTTACAAACAACGTGTTGGTTTAGCACAGGCAATAATACATGATCCAAAAGTTTTAATTTTAGATGAGCCAACTTCTGGATTAGATCCCAATCAATTAACTGACATAAGGGCTTTAATAAAGAATTTAGGTAAAGACAAAACTGTCATTATTTCTACCCACATCATGCAAGAGGTAGAAGCAATCTGCGATGAAGTAATAATCATTAATAAAGGAAAGATTGTAGCAAATGACACTATATCAGGACTTAAACATCAGCATAAAGAAATTTCGTTAGAAGAAATTTTTAGAAAATTAACTAATTGATAAACAAATAATTGTATTTTTATTCTTAAAAGTTGTCAAATTCA
The sequence above is drawn from the Pedobacter frigiditerrae genome and encodes:
- a CDS encoding ATP-binding cassette domain-containing protein, which gives rise to MSIKVKNLSKHFGLQKAVDSISFEAKPGKILGFLGPNGAGKSTTMKMLTAYMLPTSGDAEICGKSILTDEIEVKRSIGYLPENTPLYNDMYIREFLSFVGETYGIDNLSHRVEDVIKQVGLTPEQHKKIGMLSKGYKQRVGLAQAIIHDPKVLILDEPTSGLDPNQLTDIRALIKNLGKDKTVIISTHIMQEVEAICDEVIIINKGKIVANDTISGLKHQHKEISLEEIFRKLTN